One region of Juglans microcarpa x Juglans regia isolate MS1-56 chromosome 7S, Jm3101_v1.0, whole genome shotgun sequence genomic DNA includes:
- the LOC121240664 gene encoding transcription factor MYB48-like, protein MDRTGGLQIELFCGFVWRSPMGFYSKSFRFEGGGRQIIGLNRTGKSCRLRWVNYLHPGLKRGKMTPQEERHVLELHSKWGNRWSRIAHRLPGRTDNEIKNYWRTHMRKQAQEKKRGLSPSSSSSNSCLSSASNPTVDSLPFPKTGEESFYDTGGHDIIAVDSLSFPKTGEESFYDTGAPEIIASAEKQIEEEKAGENVYSMDDIWKDIALSEEDTIKPAYYSFSEGGSTFSHHALASPSWEYFLDSLWRMDEEVSKMFLPTSDQFFPCYEYGRASLTG, encoded by the exons ATGGACAGAACGGGAGGACTTCAAATTGAACTGTTTTGTGGGTTTGTTTGGAGATCGCCGATGGGATTTTATAGCAAAAGTTTCAGGTTTGAAGGTGGAGGGAGACAAATAATAG GTTTGAACAGAACAGGAAAAAGTTGCAGGTTGCGATGGGTTAATTACCTACACCCTGGCCTCAAACGAGGTAAGATGACACCTCAAGAAGAGCGCCATGTGCTGGAACTTCACTCCAAATGGGGAAACAG ATGGTCAAGAATTGCCCACAGATTACCAGGGCGTACAGATAATGAGATTAAGAATTATTGGAGAACTCATATGAGGAAGCAAGCTCAAGAGAAGAAACGGGGTTTGTCtccatcttcatcatcttcaaaTTCTTGCTTGTCATCAGCAAGCAATCCTACTGTGGATTCATTGCCCTTCCCAAAGACTGGAGAAGAGAGCTTTTATGACACAGGAGGTCATGATATTATAGCTGTGGATTCATTGTCCTTCCCAAAGACAGGAGAAGAGAGCTTTTATGACACAGGAGCTCCTGAAATCATCGCTTCCGCAGAAAAGCAGATTGAAGAAGAGAAAGCAGGTGAAAATGTATATTCAATGGATGACATATGGAAAGATATTGCCCTGTCAGAAGAAGACACTATAAAACCAGCCTATTATAGCTTTAGTGAAGGAGGGAGCACTTTCTCTCATCATGCTTTGGCTTCTCCATCATGGGAGTATTTTCTGGACTCACTGTGGAGGATGGATGAAGAAGTAAGTAAGATGTTTCTCCCCACGAGTGATCAGTTTTTCCCCTGTTACGAATATGGGAGAGCATCTCTAACCGGCTAa